In Salvelinus namaycush isolate Seneca chromosome 12, SaNama_1.0, whole genome shotgun sequence, the DNA window GCCACTAAACAAATGAAGTCAAGACACTGGAGACTATCGATACTGTAGGCGTAACGGGGATTTGTATCTCACAATGAAAAGACCAATGTGATTAAGTGTAAAGAAGAAACTATGTGTGGAGAATCATTGCAGATGAAGAATTATGAAAACATTTTAGTCTCTCTTGAGATATGAACCACAACAGAAAGACAAAATGAGGAAGTAGAAGCAATGCAAAGGATGTTCTGTGTATAGAGATACTCAGTTCAAGGGTCTTTTAGCGGAGTTTTAGTTAAACTACAACAGGAATTAAATTCAGGAACAATGCATAGACTTTGCCTGTCAGCTGTACGACGAAAGACCGATATACGATAAAGGCAGCTTTTTTCCCCCGATTATTTCAGCAGTTTTTTTCCTGGTACTTTTCAGAGCCTTTCTGAGAGGTTTTGTAACATCATCCTTTGTGGCCTGTATTCATTCACCATCGTTTCCATGATTGGgggatcccgagtggcgcagtggtctaaggcactgcatctcagtgttagaggcgtcactacagaccctagttcgattccaggctgtatcacaactagccgtgattgggagtcccataaggcagtgcacaatcggcccagcgtcgtccgggttaggtttTGGAtatggccgtcattgtaaaataagaatgtgttcttaactgacttgcctagttaaataaaggttaaataaaaaacaagagtCTTCTAATTTCAGTTGAACACTGATGATAGGAAAGTGAGTGAGAGGTTATAGTAGCCCCCCTTCTTTGGACAGCTTGGTAGGGGGTACTGAAGTGGGGACGCTGGGGTGGGCAAGGGGGGTTGGGTAATGGATCATTCTCGCTAGCTTTGTTTACAAagcagggaggggggaggggttggCTAGCATAGTCCTCGGCTTACCCAGGGGCACTCACTCACCCGAGACATCCTCTTCGCTGCTTAGCATTTTATTGTGTCTATCCCAGAGAGCTTAACGGCTAAATAAGAGTGAGGCACAAACCTATTGATTGCTTGTTAATGTTTAATACTAAAACTCAATGTACATCTGTCATGGTGGAATGAGAATCAAACTCGATTCCACATTCTGTTCTACACTCTGTTTAATCTTGATGTTATAGGGTTTGAACATTTCTAGCAAATCTTGATAAAGACTTATTTCAACCTTTCAAATAGTCTGAAAGTTACTACTACtgtatattttgtattgtgtttAAAGATAGATTGCCCCCAGTGGTTGTCCCAGGATAAACATAGTGACATTTGACAAGACTGAGGTTTTCCTGTACCCATTATATGTGGCAAATGTCATCAAGCGTAAGAAAGACATTGAGACCAAGGCAACAAGTTGGCCAGTGCAGTCTCATTTTATTGACTCGTTATTCAGTTAGAGTTGTTGTTAATAACACGGTCACAATATCTTTACATCTTCTTGCTGGTTCTTTTCAACACGACCGAGCCCACGGTAGAGGTCTAAACAGAGGGGGAAAAGACGTTAAACATCACTTGGAACTGCCCAAACTTATTTTATCCTCTCTCTCCTAATATACACCATCTTCTGCCAAAGTGCCACTCTTACCTCAATCAGCTTTCCTCCGCTGATTTCAGATGTGTGGTGGTATTTGGGGAATTTCGTGCTCAGCTTGCCCCCCTCCATTGTAACGGTGGCCTGAAATGGATGGACACAAAAATGCTTTTTATTCATACTGTCATTTATTCAACAAACAACCTCAGTTTGTTTGATCTAGATGTCATATAATACATGCATCCAAGTTCCCCTAGACATAGATTTATTTTGacgtttagcagacactcttatccagagcaacttacagaagctattagggttaagtgccttgctcaagggcacatcaacatatttttcacctagtcagctcggggagtcAAAtcagcaaactttcggttactgtcccaacatgcttaactgctaggctacctgtcgctctTCTGATCTTCGCTTTGCTATTAAAACCCTCCAAAACATTAGACAAACTTGCTGCAGATTTCATTATGCGAATTTGAATGTCAATATACACATGATAACTGTCTCTCTTGTCCGAATGTCATCTTTACGGCTATTGACCCTGACTACTGACTATATGAGACTTGAGTCGGAAATACTACAGCAGCTTACACAACAGACACCGGTACAAAATTCCCTAATTTCTGATCTAGAGATGTTTTACCTTGAACTTTTTCCCACCGATGGTCTCCATGTCACATTCCTGGTCAATTACAAACTTGTTTGTGACGCTCTTGTTTGTGGGGTAGAGCTGGGACCATGAGAACTCATTGCCGTTTTGCACCACCTCAGTGATGAGTTTGTAGTCGCGACCCTTCTCAATGATGTCATCAGGGATGCCTTGGATTACAACAAAATATATAGTTAGACTGGGGGCAATGAGGCTATTTTGAATCACATACTATCATACGTGTGAGCCCAGTTTAAGCACTGTCATTTTTCCACACTGACGCTGCTAATCACCAATGAATATGATTACATCCCTTTCAATACATTGCATAATCCAAGTTAATTCCAGATGTCAAGACAAATAGTTTTTATAGGCTCTAGGCTAGTAAGATTGAGTAAATGCCTCACCAACGAGCTTGCAGAATTCTTCGTATCCCTCCTGGGTCTCAGTTTCCCACTTTCCAGCGAAGGCCATGTTGTACAGAGAGTTgatgggttgaggagaggtgagCGAAAAATCAATTCCAAGGCAAGCAGGGAAGAATAAGGTACTGAGTGACAACCTGTCCCTCTTTAAATACACACAGTCACCATCTCCACCCATCTCTCATGACACTTTTGGTACAGCACTACCATAACTATACCATAAACATTTATGGTGCCACCTGGGTAATATGGCGAGTCATCAGAGAGCTGGTGACCATGGGGTCACTCACCTTTCCACATAGTATAGTAGCCTATGGTGAAATACCCACTGCACCGAATGTTAAGCCCTTAAACAACACAACCAGACGTGAGCCCGACTGAATAGATTTAACTTTGAACAATATTTCAATACTACATCAAATGGCAGCATAGAGGTCCAAAGTGCCTCAGAAAAGTGGACAAGATTGTACCGTACAACTCCTTTTTAAATTTGTTAGTAAAGGGTGAATCACATTGTGAGTTTACCGACTGCTTCAGTCTAGGCCCCTAAGGCTGCCTTACATAGAGATGAAACAGGCTCTGTGAATCAACCACCATTTTGTCTTGCCTGTTTAGTTCTCCTCTGTCACTGGGAGTGTTGTTGTAACCCCCTATGGACAGCCACAGAGGTGTACTGTGCATTTTCCACTCTTGACAAAAGGGCCTGCAAAGCTGTGATGAGGCTCGATCTGGGAATTGGCAGTACACAAGGTAAGCTCATGTAGATCAACAGCCACAACACCAGGGATGATCTTCAGGTGTGGACAGTGAGTTCGAGCACATGGGAAAGCACACCTAGCCTCAGACCTTTTCCAGAAATTCACACACCAATGCAATTCAGTGTTCCACTACTCAGAGTAtctcttaacacacacacacagtgtgtgtttCAGAATTCTAAAGTCGTTTTTGAGGAAGCAACACATACTCCAGGTCAATAGCCTTAAGTGATAGGGGTAAAACCCATTGCTCATCATATAATCTCTACTGGTGTATGCCTTTTCAAACTGCAAGCCACAAGACTGTGGCTTTCTGCCCATGTTTTTGATCATtccttgatttacgtaatgctctaataatttgtattttttaaatgctCATTTGAAATGCTTACAACAGTGAGACGAAGTCATCCCTAAGTCTATTCGGGTATCAGTTACTCATTGACTTAAACTGTGTCACCTTTGATTTCATCACTTGAGTCGTTGTTGTACTATGCCATGAGAAAACATAAATCTCTTTCATGATTGTATGCTCAACAGTGTCCTTCAGCGCTGAGCCAAATAATTTTATTCCCCTCTCAGGGTTGAATCAGTTTGAAGAATATAAAACACTGTGAAACATCAACTTTTATAGTGCACCATACTAATTCAAAGTACACCTTACCaatgactcccgagtggcgcagcggtctaaggcactgcatctcagtgtgtCACTACACACCCTGGTtcaatcctgggctgtatcacaaccggctatgtattaggagtcccatagggtgggttgcacaattggcccagaatcgttaggggagggtttggccggggtaggccgtcattgtaaaataagaatgtgttcttaactgatttgcctagttaaataaaatgacaAATGTAATACTTGCCAAATCTCATACAAATCGTAAGTAGGTGCTCCTCTCTTATTGATAATCTGTAATTCACACAACTGACACAACTAACTGTCTTTGTCCATAAAATATGGCCTATACTGTATTCTCATATTCCATAGTATGCAATCTGCAAGGAGTATGTCACATTTGTGCTCTCAAACCTTATAGCATGTAGTATCTGTGGCGTGATTGTATCTGTCTGATTTCTTTGCAAAGTACTAATAAACTATTTGAATATGTCCACATTTCCTCAACTCAAAATGTAGTTCAgctgcctagtcaaataatttaTCTCCCATCCAGCCCCAACGGTATTTCCTGCTGAGATGC includes these proteins:
- the LOC120056842 gene encoding gastrotropin-like yields the protein MGGDGDCVYLKRDRLSLSTLFFPACLGIDFSLTSPQPINSLYNMAFAGKWETETQEGYEEFCKLVGIPDDIIEKGRDYKLITEVVQNGNEFSWSQLYPTNKSVTNKFVIDQECDMETIGGKKFKATVTMEGGKLSTKFPKYHHTSEISGGKLIETSTVGSVVLKRTSKKM